A DNA window from Dama dama isolate Ldn47 chromosome 19, ASM3311817v1, whole genome shotgun sequence contains the following coding sequences:
- the DNAJB11 gene encoding dnaJ homolog subfamily B member 11 — protein sequence MAPQNLGTFCLLLLYLIGTVIAGRDFYKILGVPRSASIKDIKKAYRKLALQLHPDRNPDDPRAQEKFQDLGAAYEVLSDSEKRKQYDTYGEEGLKDGHQSSHGDIFSHFFGDFGFMFGGTPRQQDRNIPRGSDIIVDLEVTLEEVYAGNFVEVVRNKPVARQAPGKRKCNCRQEMRTTQLGPGRFQMTQEVVCDECPNVKLVNEERTLEVEIEPGVRDGMEYPFIGEGEPHVDGEPGDLRFRIKVVKHSIFERRGDDLYTNVTISLVESLVGFDMDITHLDGHKVHISRDKITRPGAKLWKKGEGLPNFDNNNIKGSLIITFDVDFPKEQLSEEAREGIKQLLKQGSVQKVYNGLQGY from the exons ATGGCCCCGCAGAACCTGGGCACCTTCTGCCTGTTGCTGCTGTACCTCATCGGGACCGTGATCGCCGG GCGAGACTTCTATAAGATCTTGGGGGTGCCTCGCAGTGCCTCTATAAAGGATATTAAAAAGGCCTACAGGAAACTAGCCCTGCAGCTTCATCCTGACCGGAATCCAGATGATCCACGAGCACAGGAGAAATTCCAGGATCTGGGTGCTGCTTATGAG GTTCTGTCAGATAGTGAGAAACGGAAACAGTATGATACATATGGTGAAGAGGGCTTGAAAGATGGGCATCAGAGCTCCCATGGAGACATTTTTTCACA CTTCTTTGGAGATTTTGGTTTCATGTTCGGAGGAACCCCTCGTCAGCAAGATAGAAATATTCCAAGAGGAAGTGATATTATTGTAGATCTCGAAGTCACTTTGGAAGAAGTGTATGCAGGAAATTTTGTAGAA GTGGTTAGAAACAAACCTGTGGCGAGGCAGGCCCCTGGCAAACGGAAGTGCAACTGCAGGCAGGAGATGCGGACCACCCAGCTGGGCCCCGGGCGCTTCCAGATGACCCAGGAGGTGGTCTGCGACGAGTGCCCGAATGTCAA ACTAGTGAATGAAGAGCGAACACTGGAGGTAGAAATCGAACCTGGGGTGAGGGACGGCATGGAGTACCCCTTTATTGGAGAAG GTGAGCCTCACGTGGATGGAGAGCCAGGAGACCTGCGGTTCCGAATCAAAGTTGTCAA GCACTCGATATTTGAAAGGCGAGGAGATGACTTATACACAAATGTGACAATCTCACTCGTAGAGTCTCTGGTGGGCTTCGATATGGACATTACTCACTTGGATGGTCACAAG GTACATATTTCCCGGGATAAGATCACCAGACCAGGAGCCAAGCTATGGAAGAAAGGGGAAGGGCTCCCCAACTttgacaacaacaacatcaaGGGCTCTTTGATAATCACCTTCGATGTGGATTTTCCAAAAGAACAGTTGTCAGAGGAAGCAAGAGAAG GTATCAAACAGCTACTGAAACAAGGATCAGTGCAGAAGGTTTACaatggactgcaaggatattaa